The Bryobacteraceae bacterium genomic sequence ACGCTGGACTTCCAGGCCGCCGCGCCCAGCGGGGGCGAGAGACGCGCCTGCGTTTGGCTCAGGAGATCGGCTTCCCGACTAACGCCCCTGCTTTTCCGCTGTGCCAGAACTGTGTCCGAACCCCATCTGTTCGATCCACGGGAATTGCCATTTGAGCGAAAGCAGATTCCCCGGTTTGTTGGAATCGTTAGTAGTTAGCGAAAAACGATGGAGCCTTTGGAAGCCGGTTCGCTCCCTTGGGCGCAGCTTCGCGCCAGGGTGAATATCCCGACACATCACTAGGCTGCTCTCGACATCCGCCGTCGCGCTCGGGCTTGACCACGCACACATCGCGCACACAAATCCTGCCTGGCATCGCTTCAACCAAGACAGAACACGGCGTCAGCAGTCCCGCGGTCGCTGATCAAGCGAATCAGTGGACCGTCGTGGAGCGACCAGGTTTGCGGTATCTGGAAACTGCGGGTACGCACGGCTTGCCTGGAAACCTCTACTCGCCGTTGCGTCGTCTCCGATGCGGAATCGCTCAGCCAAGAAGATTGCTGCACTGCGGCTGCGGGCTATCAGCTCGATGACACGGTGCGCCATGGACGCCACGAACAATCGGGATCCCTCTATGCAGAGCATTGACGAGCAGTTCGGCAATAAGTTGTTTCGGAGGTTTGTCACCGACCTTGTTCTCAATTGGCTGGTCGTCATCACGGCGGCTCTGGTCTTTGCTGGCGTACATCTGGCGCAACCCGGCGTCAGCTGGCTACAGTTGGCGTGCATCACCTCAACTGGAAGCCTATACCCTATATGGCTGGATCCGGCGACGCTCGGGATCGACCGCACCGGCAGCGATGGCCCACGCGGTATACAGCCTGATGCTCTACTCGGCGGCCGGCGTGACAGCGCTTCGCGGCAGTTCCGCCTGATGCGACCTAACCGAATCATGGTGTTGAGTTTCCGGAAACTGCTCCAGCAGTTCAGCAATTGTTCGCCATCTGAGCGCCCCACCGGCGACGCGGCTCGGATGGTTATCGTAGTCGCTGAGTATCCACGCTTCGCCGATGGGACCGTCGACCGGCAGCGGTACGGTGACGGCCAAACGCCAGCCGCCCCGCAGCCGGTATTGATAGATCGGCTCAAATCGCAGGGGATAATGTGGTGTTTGAGGTTGGTGATGGGTCATCCTCTTCCTTTCAGAGTCGTTTGCGAATCACGAGACCTTGGGTGGGGGGCAATGCAATACCCCGCACGTGATGCGTGTCGAGTTGAGCCAAAACTTCGATTGCAATCTTCCCAAGGGCGGTGCTGCCCGCCGAGTTACGTGAAGGCAAGAACCAAAGCTCGACCTCAGCGTGTTCCAAAAACCGTTTGAGTTTGTTCATGGTTCGCCCATTCCTGTGTGCCTTCAGAGCTGTTTGCGGATGGACTTCAATTCCAGACGACGCTTTGCCGTGACCTTGGGCTAGGCCATCTTAAGGTCATGGAACGTATCGAGGACGATATGGGAAACAATCAGCCGGGCGTTCTGCTTGTCGTCGGCGGGGACAACAAACCAGGGAGCGCTGGCGGTGCTCGTGGCACTCATGCAGGCCTCATAAGCCTGCATATAGAGCGGCCAACTTTTCCTCTCGAGAACATCCGAGGAACCGAATTTCCAGTTCCTTTCCGGCTCATCGATGCGCTCGCGGAAACGCTTAGCCTGTTCGTCCTTCGACAGGTGGAGAAAGAACTTGATGATCCGGGTGCCGATACGGTGGAGATGCTCCTCCAGGTCCACGATGGAACGATACCGGTCCTTCCAGATGGTCTCCGCGTCAGGAAGCTCATCCGGCAAATGCTGGCTGCGTAGGATTTCCGGATGCACGCGAACGATGAGCACTTCCTCGTAATAGGATCGGTTGAAGATGCCGATCCGCCCGCGTTCGGGAAGCCGGCGCGTCGTGCGCCAGAGAAAATCATGGTCCAATTCCTCTGCGCTCGGCTGTTTGAAACTGAAGACTTGGCAGCCCAGCGGATTGACCCCGGACATGACATGCCGGATTGCGCCGTCCTTGCCGGCCGCGTCCATACCTTGAAAAATCAACAGCAACGAGTAGCGATCGGACGCGTAGTGAATGCGTTGCAGCGAACTCAACTCCTCAACGTGTTGTCCCAGGAGTTTCTGGTACTGTTTCTTCGACTTGCAGAACGGCTTCACCGTCGTAGGCCAATCGTCGAGTTTGACGTTCGTTCCGGGCTGCACCCGAAACTTCTCCGTATCGATGCTTGTCTTCATGCGGTCATCCCTTCCATAGCGGCATGCTGTTCGCCACGTCGTGCCGCCCGTTGAGGAATCCCTCCTCCTTCGTTGTCCCATCGTTGAATTGCCCGCTCCTGCATGAGTCTTGTGTTGCCAGCGCACTGGTCGGGTTCCTGGTCGAATGGGCGGGCGGAGGAGTTCCATAGAGCGATGGCAGGCTGATCGGTTTGATCATGCTCGTAACAGAGCACGCTAAGCGATGCTGTGCTGAGCAACAAATATTGTGCCGACTCGACGGACAGCCCAATCCAGCGGGCGGCTAGGACGCGGCCAAAGTGTCCATGTGAGAAGAGCGCGACATTGCCATCGAGCCCACGGAGACCCGCAATCACACGGTCAGCGCGGTTGGAGATTTGAGCGGGCGTTTCACCGTGCGGCGGGCCGTCCCGAAAAAGATTCCAGTCCGGCCGGCCCTCGCGAATATCCGCGGAGCGGCGTCCTTCGTAATCGCCATAGTCCCATTCCGCCAAGTCAGGTTCAATTTTCGCGACGCCACCCAACCCGAGCAACTCACAGGTTCGCCGCGCGCGCTCTAGGGGACTGGTCAACACATGGGCAAAAGCGCTGTCCCGGATGCGCGGAACAAGTTCCCGCGCCTCGTCCTCGCCGTGCGCGGTCAACGGAATGTCCGTGCGGCCGGTGTGCTGTCCGGAGATCGTCCACCCGGTTTCGCCATGCCGGATGAAGTAAAGGCGCAAGGGTATGGATTTGCTCGTTGTCATACTCGCACCCCATGCGCCGCGGCATCGTATTCGCCACGGCGCGCGGCCTGATTGCAGTTGGCCCGGTGTAGGAGGGCTTGCTGTGCCGCTTCAATGTTGGCCTTGTCGCCAGACCATATTTCCAAGGCCGGTTGCTGGATGGCGTGGGCGAAGGAAAAGACCAGTGCCCAGGGTGGCGATTTGAATCTGGCATTCATGGCATTCAACCGGGCCGATGCGAGTTCAGCGGATTGGCCGCCCGACAAGAAGGCAATTCTCTGAACGGCAGCGGGAACAGCCCGCAAGAAACAGTGCACAGTGGCGTCACGCACCTGGTCCACTGTTTGCTGTTTGGGACATGTCAATCCCGGAAGGAACATGTTGGGCTTCAGGATCATTCCTTCCAGCATCACCCGTTGGGTGCAAAGCTGGGTGAATACCGTTCGCAGCACTTCCTCCGTTACCTCGCCGCACCGCTCCAGACAATGATCGCCGTCCATGAGCACTTCCGGCTCAACTACCGGGACCTTGGCATAACGCCGCATAACGAGCCAGTGAGTGAGCGTTGGCCTCGATTGAAGCCCGGCTGGGGATACCGTCTCCGATGGCGATCACGGCGCGCCATTTGGCAAAGCGGGCGCCCATCTGAGCGTATTCCGCCAGCCGGCCGCGCAATCCGTCGAGGCCTTCGGTGATCTTCTCTCCGGGATGACCGGCCATCTCCTTCGCCCCGGTATCAACCTTGATGCCGGGCGTGATTCCCGCGTCAGCGAGGGCTATGGCGAAGGGAGTACCGCCTCGCGTCTGCTGCCGGATCGTCTCGTCATACAGGATGGCGCCACTAATGGACTCACGGAGTCCGCGTGTGGTCACAATCAACTCCCGCCAGTCGCGCCGGGCCTCCTCGGTCTGGGGAATCCCCACCTTGGCAAATCGCTTGTTATAGGTTGGATTGCTCTCATCCATCGCAAGCAGACCCTTGTCGCCGGCGACCAGCTTCTGGGCCATGTCTATGACTTCTTGCGGACTCATGTCGCCTTACCCCACTTCCAGTTCCGAATCTCCGGCATGTCTTGGCCGTATTTGTCGATGTACTGCTTGTGGTCGATTAGCTTGTCCTTGACTTGCTGCTTCAGGTAGATGCCTTTGTTGCCGGTCTGCGGCAAGCGGTTGATTGCGTCCATCACGAGGTGAAAGCGGTCAAGATCGTTCAGCACCGTCATGTCGAAGGGTGTGGTGATGGTGCCCTCTTCCTTGTAGCCGCGGACGTGGATGTTGTCGTGGTTGGTGCGGCGGTAGGTCAGCCTGTGAATCAACCAAGGGTAGGCATGAAAGGCAAAGATCACCGGCTTGTCCTTGGTGAAGAGCTCGTCGAAGTCCATGTCGCTCAACCCGTGCGGGTGCTCGGTTTGCGGCTGTAACTTCATGAGGTCGACGACGTTGACCACCCGGATTTTCAGGTCGGGCAGATGCTCGCGCATGATGGATACAGCGGCGAGCGTCTCCAGCGTGGGCACGTCGCCGCAGCAGGCCATGACAACGTCGGGCGCAACGCCCTGGTCGTTGCTGGCCCACTGCCAGATACCGATGCCCGCGGTGCAGTGCTTGACGGCGGCGTCCATCGTCAACCATTGCGGCGCCGGGTGCTTGCCCGCGATCACGACGTTGACGTAATGGCGGCTGCGCAGGCAGTGGTCCATCACCGACAGCAGGCAGTTTGCGTCCGGCGGAAGGTAAACACGCACCACTTCGGCCTTCTTGTTCACGACGTGGTCGATGAAACCGGGGTCCTGGTGGGTGAATCCGTTGTGGTCCTGGCGCCAGACATGAGAGGCCAGCAGGTAGTTTAACGAGGCGATCTTCCGCCGCCACGGCAGATCCGACGTGACCTTCAGCCACTTGGCGTGCTGGTTGAACATCGAATCGACGATGTGGATGAACGCCTCGTAGCAATTGAAAAGCCCATGCCGCCCAGTGAGGAGGTAGCCTTCGAGCCAGCCCTGGCATTGGTGCTCGCTGAGCATTTCCATCACGCGGCCGGAAGGTGCGAGGAATTCATCGTTCGGCGCTGTTGCGGCATTCCATTGGCGTTGGGTCACTTCGAACAAGGCTTCCAGCCCGTTGGAGATCGTCTCGTCGGGGCCGAAGACCCGGAAGCTCCGCTGTTCACGGTTCAGCTTCGCTACATCGCGCAGAAAAGGCCCGAGCACGCGTGTGTCGCCAATGCCGCGCACGCCCGGTGAGGGCACTTCGGCGGCGTAATCGCGGAAATCCGGCATGCGTAAGTCGCGAAGCAGACTGCCGCCGTTGGCGTGGGGATTCGCGCCCATCCGGCGCTCCCCTTGCGGAGCGAGTTCGGCCAGTTCCGGTTTCAAGCGGCCGTTTTCATCGAAGAGTTCTTCCGGACGGTAACTCCTCAGCCAGGCGTCGAGCAGCTTGAGATGTTCCGGATCTGTGGCCGAGTCCTTGATCGGAACCTGATGCGAACGGAAGGTGCCTTCGATCTGCCTGCCATCGATCACCTTTGGCCCCGTCCAGCCTTTGGGTGAATTGAGGACAATCATCGGCCAGCGCGGGCGAGTCAGGTTGCCATTCACACGGGCATCATGTTGAATCGCCCTGATCATCTCCACCGAAGTGTCGAGTGTCGCGGCCATGGCCTCATGCATCGGCCCGGGCTCGTGACCCTCGACGAAGTAGGGCGTCCACCCGTAGCCGCGCAGCAACTGTTCCAATTCCTCGCGGGTGATACGCGCGAGGAGGGTCGGGTTGGCAATCTTGTACCCGTTGAGATGGAGGATTGGCAGCACCGCGCCGTCCGTGGCCGGATCGAGAAATTTATTGGAATGCCAGGCCGTGGCTAGCGGTGCGGTCTCCGCCTCGCCATCGCCGACGACGCAGGCGACGATGAGATCGGGATTGTCGAACACAGCCCCGAACGAATGGCTAAGCGAATAGCCCAGTTCGCCGCCCTCATGGATCGAACCGGGGCACTCCGGCGATGCGTGGCTGGGAATTCCTCCGGGAAACGAAAACTGAAGGAAGAGCTTCTGAAGCCCGGCTTCGTCCTGACTGATGTTGGGATAGATCTCACTGTAAGTGCCCTCGAGATAGGTGTTGCCCACCACGGCCGGACCGCCGTGCCCGGGGCCTGAGACGTAGATCATGTTGAGGTCGTACTTCTTGATGACCCTGTTCAAGTGCGCGTAAATGAAATTCTGCCCAGGAGTAGTGCCCCAGTGTCCCAGCAGCATGTGCTTCACGTCCGCAATCGTCAGTGGTCGCTTGAGCAGCGGATTGTCGTAGAGATAAATCTGGCCGACCGACAGATAGTTGGCGGCTCGCCAGTAGGCGTCGATCTTGTGGAGCAGCTCCGGTGTAAGTGAGTTGGTTGTCATAGCTTAAGTTCTCCGATTGAAGCGAGTTTGAGGACGCGCGTGACGGACCTCGCAATCATGAGCTCTTCATTGGTGTGGATGACCCGCACTTTGACGCGTCCGGCGTCCGGCGAAATCACCGGCGCATTCTTCGCATTGCGCTTCGGGTTCAGTTCGACGCCAAGAAAGCCCAGTCCTTCGCAGATGCGCTGCCGGATGACCGGCGCGTTTTCGCCGATGCCCGCGGCGAAGACGAGCACGTCAAGGCCGCCCAGCACCGCGGCGAAAGAGCCGATCCATTTCTTCACCTGGTAGCAAAATATCTCCACCGCCTCCGCCGCGCGGACATCGGTGGCTTCCCCCTCGCACAAGTCGCGCAGGTCGGAACTCGTCCCGGAAACTCCGAGCAACCCGGATTCATGGTTCACCATCCGCTGAAACTGTGCGGCAGTCATATGCTCGGTACGCGCCAGGTAGTAAACCAGGCCGGGATCCAGGTCACCCGCGCGGGTGCCCATTACCAATCCTGCCGTGGGCGTGAAGCCCATGCTGGTATCGACGCTCTTGCCATGGCGTACAGCGGCCAGGCTTGCGCCACTGCCGAGATGCGCCAGGATCACGCGGCCCTTCGCGGCAGTGGGGTCGAGGCGGTCGAGTTCCTCCATCAGATAGGCGTAGGACAGGCCGTGGAAGCCGTAGCGTTCGACACCCTTTGCCGCATAGCGCCTCGGAATCGGCAGTAACTTCGCGACGCTGGGCATGGTGCGGTTAAACGCGGTGTCAAAGCACACCACCTGGGGCAGTTTTGGGCTCCGCCGCATGAGTTCCTCGATCAGCCCAAGTTCGCGCGGCAGATGGTCAGGGGCATACTGCGTGTTGCGGTGTAGTTCCGCGAGTAGTTTCGGCGTGACCCGCGCCGGTTCAGAATGTTTGATCCCATGCACCACGCGGTGCCCCGCGGCCTTGACCGACGCGAAGACCGGCTGCGCCTCGAGCCAGTCCAGCAGAAAACTTACTGCCGTGCGGTGGTCGGATGCGGCCAGCCGGAAGGGGACCTACGGTCTTCCAGCCGAATCGTTGACCGTCAAGTTCGTGCCGCTTTGACCGATGCGATCCACCTTCCCATCGAGCCACCGCCGCAGCGTTTCGCCAACCTCATAAACCGAGAATCGTATGCTCGACGAGCCCCCGTTTATCGTTAGAAGAGAAAACGGCTCGCGGCTTGCCTCGACGGTCTTGTGCATTACCTTTACGTCTGAATTAATCATTGATGGACATGCCAGGATTCTGTTCGCATGACACGGTCAGTTATTCAATCTGAGCAGTCGCGCGTTGATGGCGACTATCGCAGTGCTCGCGGACATCAGCACCGCGCCCAGCGCGGGAGTGAGCAGCACGCCCCACGCGAATAGCGCTCCGGCCGCCAGCGGAATGGCGACGACGTTGTAGCCCGTAGCCCAGAGAAGGTTCTGAATCATTTTTTTATATGTGGCGCGAGAAAGCTGCACGATAGCCACGACATCGAGCGGATTGCTCCGCACCAAAATGACATCGGCGGTCTCGACCGCCACATCGGAACCGGCTCCGATGGCGATCCCCACATCGGCCTGCGCCAGCGCTGGGGCATCGTTCACGCCGTCGCCAGTCATGGCCACTAAAACACCTCGCGATTGGACCTCCTTGACTTTGGCAGCTTTGTCCTGAGGCAGAACTTCGGCGAAGTATTCATCAAGCCCGACTTGGTCCGAGACCCATTTTGCAGTCGCTTTGTTATCGCCGGTGAGCATCATGCAGCGGATGTTCAACGCCTTAAGCGCATCGATGGCTTGCTTCGCCTCGGGCCGGACGATGTCGGCCAAAGCGATCGCTCCTTTCAACTTCCCGTCAACGAGGACAAATACGACCGTCTTGCCTTGGGCCTGTAGTGGCTCGATGCGCTTGTCGCTTAGATCGATGTTCTGTTCACGCACGAAACCCGGGCTAACAACCTTGACCTCTCTGCCCTCGACCCTTCCTTCGGCGCCTTTGCCCGGGATACCTCTAAAGTTTTCGACGGGCACCTTCTTTTCCGAGGAAGCGGCAATAGCCTTGGCGATGGGATGTTCGGAACTCGCGTCGACGGAGGCCGCGTACTTGCGTAGCGTTTCTTCGTCGATGTCCTGCGCAAGCAGCAGTGTGTCAGTCACGCCAAAGCGCCCTTCGGTAAGCGTGCCCGTCTTGTCAAAAATGATGGCCTGCAGTTTCCGCGCGGATTCGAAAGAAACGCGATTACGAATTAGCAGGCCATTTTTCGCGGCCAGCGCCGTAGAGACGGCCACTACCAGCGGCACGGCAAGGCCCAAGGCGTGCGGGCAGGCAATGACCATGACGGTGACGGTGCGTTCGATGGCGAATGCGAATTCCCTCTCCATGAGAACCAGCCAGATAACGAAGGTGATCACACCGCCCCCCAAGGCGATAATAGTGAGCCACAGCGCCGCGGTGTTGGCGAGATCCTGTGTTTTCGATTTGCTTTCCTGGGCCTGTTTGACGAGATCAATGACCTGCGATAGGAATGAATCCTTGCCGGTGCCCTTGACCTCGATGGTCAACGAACCTTCCCCGTTGATGGCGCCGCCAATCACCTTGCCGCCGACCTTCTTGGCAACCGGGGATGACTCCCCTGTGAGCATCGCCTCGTTGACGGAACTCTCCCCGGCCACAATGACACCGTCTGCGGGAATCTTCTCACCGGGCTTGATGAGGACTTTGTCGTCCACCGCCAATTCGTTCAGCGGCACGTCCTTCACGCTGCCGTCGGGCATGAGCTTGTGCGCGTCGGAGGGCATCAATTTGGCCAACTCCTCCAGCGCCCGCGAAGCGCCCATCACGGACCTCATTTCAATCCAATGCCCGAGCAACATGATGTCGATGAGCGAGGCCAGTTCCCAGAAGAACATCTTGCCGGTCAGGCCGAACACCACGGCACTGCTGTAAAGATATGCCGTGGCGATCGCGACGGAGATGAGCGTCATCATCCCGGGACGGCGGGACTTGAGTTCGCCGAAAAACCCTTTGAGAAACGGCCAGCCACCATACCAAAAGACCGCGGAAGAAAGCCCGAACAACACGTAAAAGTCGCCGGGAAAACGGATGGCTTCGCGCATCCCCGCCAGCGCTTGAAGCATCGGCGACAGGGCGAGAATCGGCAGGGTGATGGCCAGCGAGATCCAGAACCGTTTCCGGAAATCCGCCGCCATGTCAGCATGATCGTCGTGGTGGTCATGGTTGCCCGGATGGTCGGAGCCTGCATGCGGCATTTGAGCTTCGGCCTCCAGCCAATTCTGCTCGGCATGCCCTTGTGGCATACCCTCTTTTAGATAGATCGCGTATGCTTTCTTGGCCACCTCGTCCTGCGCAGGCTCAATGTCGGGAGTATTTTTGGTTGGGTGTTCGTGTTCGTTCATAAAGCGGCTCCGGTCATTTCAGAAATTTGCACAAACGGCGGGATCGGACAATCCAGCGTGTCGGCGACGGCGCGGAGCAATTCGGCTTCGCGTTCCTGGATCAAGCCGTCCGCGCCGACGACATGCACACAGGCTTCGATTAACTTCTTTTTGATTTGCGGTACGGCCAACGCGAGGCGATCGAGCGCGGTATCCAGTTGTTCCAGCCCGCTCTCTTCGCGTGGCAGGAGTTGCAGCCCATCTACCTTCGCACCTAGATAGGGTGCACCCGTCTGGAATGCCTTTTTGATTTCGCTGGCCTTGCTACTGCTGGCGTTCGCCAGCGCGGAGAGCACGACGCCGCAATCCCGTACCAGCGGCTTGAGCGTGTGGTATTGAATGGACGTCGAGTGGGTTTTGCCCAACGGCGCGAGGTGGCGGCGGACGATTTTCTGTAGGACGAATTCAAAGACTTCAATCTGCTCGTCACTCTCAATCAGCCATTGCAACGCCTGGCTGAATTGCTGGAACTCGTCGGGCCGAAGTTGACGCAGCGCGGGCAACGCTAGGTTCGCGAGCGGAAGCCGCACGCGCGCGACGACGGGCGCGACTTCAGGCCAGAGCGCGGCGGTTGCTTCGCTAACCCCCGGCGCGGTTCGCTCGGCGAGTTCGGTGAGTTGCTTCGCCCGCAAGGCTTCGTTCCGACTGAGGAGCATCGCGTAAACCAGCGCGGTGGCGTCGAGCGGTTCGCGGGCGGCGGATTGGATCTTTCCGGAGAACGAAGTCCGTAAATCCTCGGCGTAGCGCAACTGCAGCGGCGTCGGCTTGCCCAGGTTCGGCAGCACGGCTCCTGCCTGAACGGCGTTGGAAGCGAGGCCAGCGGTGCCACTCGGCGCGCCTGCCATCCGAAGAATCGGCGGAAACGGGAATCGTGACGGCGGCGGCTTCAACGCCGCGTGCGGAGATTCGGCTTCAACCGCGGTAACACCGCCTTCCTTGAACTTTCCATCCCAGCCTGGATCGATAGCGCGGATGCGTTCGTCAAGTGGCGGGTGGGTGGCCAACATCCCGAGGAATGGTTTGCTTAGGCCGTTTCCGAAGAACATATGGCTGGCTTCACCGGCGTGAGGGGACTCAACCCGTGAGCCGACGCCGCCGATTTTTTGTAGCGCCCCGGAGAGCCCCGCCGGATTGCGGGTGAACTGAACCGAGGAGGCATCCGCCAGAAACTCCCGTTGGCGGCTGAGCGCGGACTGGATGAGCCGGCCGAAGAAAACGCCGATCGCGCCGATGACGATCAGAGCAAGTCCCAGGAGCATCATGGGATTCTTGTCCCTGCTGCGGCTGCGCGAGTAGAGCAGGATACGGCCGATCACAGCGAGGCACAGGATGCCGAAGATGACTCCCATGAGGCGGAGATTCAGCCGCATGTCGCCATTGAGGATATGACTAAATTCGTGGCCGATGACGCCCTGCAACCGATCGCGGCTAAGCAACGTCATGCAACCGCGCGTGACGCCGATGGCGGCGCCGCTCGGAGAGTGACCGGCGGCAAAGGCGTTGATGCCTTCTTCGTCGTCGAGCACATAAATCTTCGGGACGGGCACGCCGGAGGCGATGGCCATTTCCTCTATGACGTTCCGCAGTTTGCGCTCATCGGGATTGGTCGTGTTGGAGTTGACGAGACGTCCGCCGAGCGATTCGGCGACGTCGCTGCCGCCCTTGCCCAACACCGCGGTTTTGTAGAGGCTGCCGATCACGATGACGCCGAGCGTGCCCAGCGCGACGTTTAAGAAAAGCCTGGGATCCCACAGGACGAGTTCGCGCGCCGGATCGCCAGTCTGCTGTTGGGACTGGGCGCCGTAGAAAATCAGCAGACTAGCGATATAAACCGACGCGATGATGCACGCGACGGCGATCACGAAGTAGACCACCAGCAGCTTTGTGTTCTTCCTGGCTTTGTC encodes the following:
- a CDS encoding M48 family metallopeptidase → MDFFEHQDKARKNTKLLVVYFVIAVACIIASVYIASLLIFYGAQSQQQTGDPARELVLWDPRLFLNVALGTLGVIVIGSLYKTAVLGKGGSDVAESLGGRLVNSNTTNPDERKLRNVIEEMAIASGVPVPKIYVLDDEEGINAFAAGHSPSGAAIGVTRGCMTLLSRDRLQGVIGHEFSHILNGDMRLNLRLMGVIFGILCLAVIGRILLYSRSRSRDKNPMMLLGLALIVIGAIGVFFGRLIQSALSRQREFLADASSVQFTRNPAGLSGALQKIGGVGSRVESPHAGEASHMFFGNGLSKPFLGMLATHPPLDERIRAIDPGWDGKFKEGGVTAVEAESPHAALKPPPSRFPFPPILRMAGAPSGTAGLASNAVQAGAVLPNLGKPTPLQLRYAEDLRTSFSGKIQSAAREPLDATALVYAMLLSRNEALRAKQLTELAERTAPGVSEATAALWPEVAPVVARVRLPLANLALPALRQLRPDEFQQFSQALQWLIESDEQIEVFEFVLQKIVRRHLAPLGKTHSTSIQYHTLKPLVRDCGVVLSALANASSSKASEIKKAFQTGAPYLGAKVDGLQLLPREESGLEQLDTALDRLALAVPQIKKKLIEACVHVVGADGLIQEREAELLRAVADTLDCPIPPFVQISEMTGAAL
- a CDS encoding class I fructose-bisphosphate aldolase, encoding MRRYAKVPVVEPEVLMDGDHCLERCGEVTEEVLRTVFTQLCTQRVMLEGMILKPNMFLPGLTCPKQQTVDQVRDATVHCFLRAVPAAVQRIAFLSGGQSAELASARLNAMNARFKSPPWALVFSFAHAIQQPALEIWSGDKANIEAAQQALLHRANCNQAARRGEYDAAAHGVRV
- a CDS encoding acetate/propionate family kinase produces the protein MAASDHRTAVSFLLDWLEAQPVFASVKAAGHRVVHGIKHSEPARVTPKLLAELHRNTQYAPDHLPRELGLIEELMRRSPKLPQVVCFDTAFNRTMPSVAKLLPIPRRYAAKGVERYGFHGLSYAYLMEELDRLDPTAAKGRVILAHLGSGASLAAVRHGKSVDTSMGFTPTAGLVMGTRAGDLDPGLVYYLARTEHMTAAQFQRMVNHESGLLGVSGTSSDLRDLCEGEATDVRAAEAVEIFCYQVKKWIGSFAAVLGGLDVLVFAAGIGENAPVIRQRICEGLGFLGVELNPKRNAKNAPVISPDAGRVKVRVIHTNEELMIARSVTRVLKLASIGELKL
- a CDS encoding class I fructose-bisphosphate aldolase, which translates into the protein MSPQEVIDMAQKLVAGDKGLLAMDESNPTYNKRFAKVGIPQTEEARRDWRELIVTTRGLRESISGAILYDETIRQQTRGGTPFAIALADAGITPGIKVDTGAKEMAGHPGEKITEGLDGLRGRLAEYAQMGARFAKWRAVIAIGDGIPSRASIEANAHSLARYAALCQGPGS
- a CDS encoding phosphoketolase family protein gives rise to the protein MTTNSLTPELLHKIDAYWRAANYLSVGQIYLYDNPLLKRPLTIADVKHMLLGHWGTTPGQNFIYAHLNRVIKKYDLNMIYVSGPGHGGPAVVGNTYLEGTYSEIYPNISQDEAGLQKLFLQFSFPGGIPSHASPECPGSIHEGGELGYSLSHSFGAVFDNPDLIVACVVGDGEAETAPLATAWHSNKFLDPATDGAVLPILHLNGYKIANPTLLARITREELEQLLRGYGWTPYFVEGHEPGPMHEAMAATLDTSVEMIRAIQHDARVNGNLTRPRWPMIVLNSPKGWTGPKVIDGRQIEGTFRSHQVPIKDSATDPEHLKLLDAWLRSYRPEELFDENGRLKPELAELAPQGERRMGANPHANGGSLLRDLRMPDFRDYAAEVPSPGVRGIGDTRVLGPFLRDVAKLNREQRSFRVFGPDETISNGLEALFEVTQRQWNAATAPNDEFLAPSGRVMEMLSEHQCQGWLEGYLLTGRHGLFNCYEAFIHIVDSMFNQHAKWLKVTSDLPWRRKIASLNYLLASHVWRQDHNGFTHQDPGFIDHVVNKKAEVVRVYLPPDANCLLSVMDHCLRSRHYVNVVIAGKHPAPQWLTMDAAVKHCTAGIGIWQWASNDQGVAPDVVMACCGDVPTLETLAAVSIMREHLPDLKIRVVNVVDLMKLQPQTEHPHGLSDMDFDELFTKDKPVIFAFHAYPWLIHRLTYRRTNHDNIHVRGYKEEGTITTPFDMTVLNDLDRFHLVMDAINRLPQTGNKGIYLKQQVKDKLIDHKQYIDKYGQDMPEIRNWKWGKAT
- a CDS encoding ADP-polyphosphate phosphotransferase translates to MKTSIDTEKFRVQPGTNVKLDDWPTTVKPFCKSKKQYQKLLGQHVEELSSLQRIHYASDRYSLLLIFQGMDAAGKDGAIRHVMSGVNPLGCQVFSFKQPSAEELDHDFLWRTTRRLPERGRIGIFNRSYYEEVLIVRVHPEILRSQHLPDELPDAETIWKDRYRSIVDLEEHLHRIGTRIIKFFLHLSKDEQAKRFRERIDEPERNWKFGSSDVLERKSWPLYMQAYEACMSATSTASAPWFVVPADDKQNARLIVSHIVLDTFHDLKMA
- a CDS encoding histidine phosphatase family protein, which codes for MTTSKSIPLRLYFIRHGETGWTISGQHTGRTDIPLTAHGEDEARELVPRIRDSAFAHVLTSPLERARRTCELLGLGGVAKIEPDLAEWDYGDYEGRRSADIREGRPDWNLFRDGPPHGETPAQISNRADRVIAGLRGLDGNVALFSHGHFGRVLAARWIGLSVESAQYLLLSTASLSVLCYEHDQTDQPAIALWNSSARPFDQEPDQCAGNTRLMQERAIQRWDNEGGGIPQRAARRGEQHAAMEGMTA
- a CDS encoding copper-translocating P-type ATPase: MNEHEHPTKNTPDIEPAQDEVAKKAYAIYLKEGMPQGHAEQNWLEAEAQMPHAGSDHPGNHDHHDDHADMAADFRKRFWISLAITLPILALSPMLQALAGMREAIRFPGDFYVLFGLSSAVFWYGGWPFLKGFFGELKSRRPGMMTLISVAIATAYLYSSAVVFGLTGKMFFWELASLIDIMLLGHWIEMRSVMGASRALEELAKLMPSDAHKLMPDGSVKDVPLNELAVDDKVLIKPGEKIPADGVIVAGESSVNEAMLTGESSPVAKKVGGKVIGGAINGEGSLTIEVKGTGKDSFLSQVIDLVKQAQESKSKTQDLANTAALWLTIIALGGGVITFVIWLVLMEREFAFAIERTVTVMVIACPHALGLAVPLVVAVSTALAAKNGLLIRNRVSFESARKLQAIIFDKTGTLTEGRFGVTDTLLLAQDIDEETLRKYAASVDASSEHPIAKAIAASSEKKVPVENFRGIPGKGAEGRVEGREVKVVSPGFVREQNIDLSDKRIEPLQAQGKTVVFVLVDGKLKGAIALADIVRPEAKQAIDALKALNIRCMMLTGDNKATAKWVSDQVGLDEYFAEVLPQDKAAKVKEVQSRGVLVAMTGDGVNDAPALAQADVGIAIGAGSDVAVETADVILVRSNPLDVVAIVQLSRATYKKMIQNLLWATGYNVVAIPLAAGALFAWGVLLTPALGAVLMSASTAIVAINARLLRLNN